The following is a genomic window from Candidatus Hydrogenedentota bacterium.
ACGGACCGTGTTGTAGCCATCCGGCCCCGGCAGGGTGTAGGGCTTGCTCGCAAGCAGCGGCTCCCACACCGACCAAGTCCTGCCGTCGTCGCTGAAGCGCATCCGGACCACGCCTGAGGCGCACTCGCCGTCGTCCCAGGTCAGGTTCAAGGTGACATCGGGCGAGTTGGTGACGGACAGGTTGTTGTTGATGAGGATGGTCCCCGTCGGCGGAACGTCCTCGTTGACGGTGAAGTTTGCCACGCAGGTTTCCGCGTTGCCGGCCGCGTCAGTCACGGTGATGGTCACCGCCGTCACGCCAAGACCCACAACGGTGCCCGCAACCGGGTCCTGGGTGATGACCGGGGCGATGTCGCAGTTGTCCGTGGCGGCCACAGCCCCGGTGAAGTCGGGAACCATCGCCTCGCAGTTACCATCCGCAACCGCGCCGTCACCAGGCGCACAGACGGTGATCTCGGGAGGCGTGGTGTCCTCCACGGTCAGGGTGGCCGTGCAGGTGTCCATGTTGCCGGCGTTGTCCATGGCGGTAATGGTCACCGTTGTGTCACCAAGGCCAACCAGGGTGCCCGCCGCCGGATCCTGTGAAATGTCCACATTCACGCAGTCGTCCGTGGCGATCACACCCGCTGTAAGGTCGGGGACTGTGCCCTGGCACAAGGCATCCGCGCCTACGGCCTGGTCGCCCGCGCACTGGGTGATTTCAGGCGGTGTGACATCTTGCACAGTCAGGGTGGCCGTGCAGGTGTCCGTGTTGCCCGCCTGGTCCGCCACGGTTATGGTTACCGTGGTGTCGCCTGCCGACGCGTTGGACCCGGCCACCGGGTCCTGTGTGATGACCAGATTCTCGGGCGCTGTGATGTTGTCCGTGGCGGTGACATCCCCCGTGAAGTCGGGCACTATGCCGCAGGGCACTGTCTGGTTGTCGGCGCACTGGGTGATTTCGGGAGGGGCATTGTCCGAAAAGTTTGCCGTGATGACCTTGTCCTGATTCATCTGCACCGATGCCGGATTGTCTGTGGTCGTTATGGCCCCCGTCCATCCGGTGAAGCCGCAACCCGGATTGGAGAATGCCGTCGCAGTGGCCGTGGTGTTGTGGATGTAGTTGCCGGCGCCCGTGGCCGTGCCCGCGCCCGGCGGGTTGATGTTGATGGTCAAAACCTTGTCAACTGGGACTGCAAAACTCGTCCCGACCGCCAGCAAAACCGACAGGACGGCCAATGCGGCTTTGGTCTGCCAAAATCCAGTTTGATGTGTCATTTTCGTTGCTCTCCTTTGTGTTACCCAACGCTCCGGCCTCGCACCCCTGCTGGGTTCAAGGCAACACCTGTATCAAAATAACCTGAAAACGCCCTAGTGAGCTTGTTAACCCTGCTAAAATCCAATAATACTCATGATTGAAATCTTAATCAGGTTTACATACTTGGTTATAGAATACACCAAAAGTTCCCGATTCGCAACTAATTCTATACCATGACTGCCCGCAAAAAATAAGAATGCTCCAGCATAAGTCCTCCGGGTAAAGCGGTTGGCCTCTATTCGTAAGCATCCCGATCAAAATTTTGGGGATATTCACGTATGCCGAAAATGTGAATCTCCAGCCAAGATCGCCAATAGGCCCTTTCGTTTCAGGCGCATATTGTGGAGCATAGGCGCGGTGGAGTTCATTGAATCTGGCCGATTCGGGGCTGTTTTCAGGAAATCTTCTTACCCAGGTCCGAAAAGAGGCTGTCTGCACAAGAGCACACGATTTTTGGGGGCCTGTCAGGGCATGTCCGTCATTGTCAATGGACGTAAGTCCAGAATTCTGTGAAATTTTTAAGGAAATCTTGATTTTTTACTTTATAATACAATCCAAAAAATAGTCATATTAATTATCATGCATTGGTTTTTTTGCGCGCGTTTTTAATACTGTTTAAGCATTCGTGAATGTCTATTTACATTTATGGCACGTCTTAATCTTGCGGACATATAATATTAGTGTGCGCGATTTTGCGGCCACCATCAATAGATCGGCTGCATAATAAAATAAGAGGCAACTGGCTGCCAGGGTGTAAAGTGGTCCATGTGGCCTTGCGTCTGTTGCGACACACTCCAGAGAGATGACACACAGCCCCGCCATCTGGCGAATTCATCTTGCCATGGTAAACCGGCCTGGCAGACAGTTACATAGATAGTTTGGCATGACATTTTATGTTGGCAATATCTCCTGCATGCCTTTCAACCCGGCAGATGTCTTTTCACTCCGCCCCGCCCTGTGCAATAAAAACCCCCCGCCTTCCCGCTAAGGGTGAAGACGGGGGGTATCCTTCGGAGTTCAGCCCCAGGTTGTTCCCAGGCTATTCGGCCAGCAGGATGTAGTCGTTAAAGCGGTCGGAGTTGTTGCCCGCCGCGTCGCGGTACTGCACCCGCACGGTGTTGTACCCAATCGGGCCGGTCAGGAAGATGGCCTTGGTCGCCGACAGCGGCTCCCACGCGGTCCATGTCTTGCCGTCCTGGCTGAAACGCATCCGAACCACACCGGAACCGTCCGTGTCGTCCCAAGTCAGATTCAGGGTGACATTCCGGTCGAAGGTGCGCCATGCATTGTTGTTAATCCAAATGGTCCCCGTCGGCGCGATGGTGTCCATTCGAATGTAGTCGTTGAAGCGGTCGGACACGTTGTTTGCCCGATCACGGTATTGCACACGGACGGTGTTATAGCCGTCGGGGCCGGGCAGGGTGTAGGGCGTGGTCGCCGCCAGCGGCTCCCAGGCGGACCAGGTCTTGCCGTCGTCGCTGAAACGCATGCGGACCACACCCGAGGCACATTCACCGTCGTCCCAGGTCAGGTTCAGGGTGACATCGGGCGAGTTGGTGACGGACAGGTTGTTGTTGATGAGGATCGTCCCCGTCGGCGGCACGTCCTCGTTGACGGTGAAGTTTGCCACGCAGGTTTCCGCGTTGCCGGCCGCGTCCGTCACGGTGATGGTCACCGCCGTGACACCAAGACCCACAACGGTGCCCGCAACCGGGTCCTGGGTGATGACCGGGTTGGCATCGCAATTGTCCGCCGCGACCACAGCCCCGGTAAAGTCCGGAACCAGGGCCTCGCAGTTTTCATCGGCAAACTCACTCTGCCCGGTCGCGCAGACGGTAATCTCGGGCGCGGTGACGTCCTCGACGGTCAGAGTGGCCTGACAGGCGTCCGAGTTGCCTTCCGCGTCCGTGGCGGTGATGATGATTATTGTGTCACCCAGTCCCACCGCAGTGCCCGCCACCGGGTCCTGTGTGATCACCGGGCTCGGGTCGCAGTTGTCCACCGCGATCACGCCCCCGGTGAAGTCCGGAACCAGGGCCTCGCACAGCGCGTTAGCCGAAACCGTCTGGTCATTCGCGCACTGGGTAATTTCCGGCGCGGCGGTGTCGGAGACGGTCACGGCGAGAATGGCCGAACCGGTGTAACCCTCGCCATCCGTGGCGGTGTATGTGACATTGTACGCGCCCAACGCCGGATCGGAAAGGTTGAGACCGAGGGGAACAGCAATTGAAATCCCAAGCGCGCCGTCGCAGCCGTCAAAGGCCGACGCCCCCGGCAGGGTGATGGCCAAGCCGCACTGGCTGGCAAGCGAGTTTCCGCCGGTTATGACGACAAGCGGGTCGGCAGTGTCGTTGACGGTGACGGTAAGCGTTTCCGTCCCCGTGTTGCCCTCAAGGTCGGTCGCGCCATAAACCACACTGTACACCCCCTTGGACGGATTGTTCACGTCGAGGCCGTCCAGATCGGAGACCGAGGCGGCCAGCGGGCCGTCGCAGGCGTCCGTCGCTTCCGCATCGGGCAGAAGGACCGGCACACCGCATTCGGCGTCAAGGGTGTTGCCGCCGGTTATGACAACCACGGGGCCGGTGGTGTCGCCGACGGTAACCACCAGAGTTTCGGTCCCCGTGGTGCCGGCGCCGTCCGTGGCGCTGTAGACGACGTTATAGACCCCAATGGCCGGATTGGCCTCATTGAGTCCGTCCAAATCGGAAACTGCGGCGGCAATACCGGCACCGCAGCCGTCAAGCGCGGTCGCGCCCGGCAGGACCAGGGAAACGCCGCATTCACCGGTCAGGGTGTTTCCGCCGGAAATGGTGACCACGGGCGCGGGCGCCACCGCAGGTTTGATGGAGATGGCCCCCGCCGCGTAGTCGCTGCCCTGCCCGGTGGTAAAAGAGGAAGTCACTGTCCCGGCCGCGCCGGGTTTGGTGCTGGCGGCGGCGCTTAAATAATTATTTCCACTGTAATTCCACAACTGCGCC
Proteins encoded in this region:
- a CDS encoding HYR domain-containing protein; the protein is MTHQTGFWQTKAALAVLSVLLAVGTSFAVPVDKVLTININPPGAGTATGAGNYIHNTTATATAFSNPGCGFTGWTGAITTTDNPASVQMNQDKVITANFSDNAPPEITQCADNQTVPCGIVPDFTGDVTATDNITAPENLVITQDPVAGSNASAGDTTVTITVADQAGNTDTCTATLTVQDVTPPEITQCAGDQAVGADALCQGTVPDLTAGVIATDDCVNVDISQDPAAGTLVGLGDTTVTITAMDNAGNMDTCTATLTVEDTTPPEITVCAPGDGAVADGNCEAMVPDFTGAVAATDNCDIAPVITQDPVAGTVVGLGVTAVTITVTDAAGNAETCVANFTVNEDVPPTGTILINNNLSVTNSPDVTLNLTWDDGECASGVVRMRFSDDGRTWSVWEPLLASKPYTLPGPDGYNTVRVQYRDRANNVSERYNDFIRLDTVAPTGTILINNNAWRTFNRNVVLNLTWDDTDGSGVVRMRFSQDGKTWTAWEPLSATKAITLTGPIGYNTVRVQYRDAAGNNSDRFNDYILLAE